A stretch of Planococcus citri chromosome 5, ihPlaCitr1.1, whole genome shotgun sequence DNA encodes these proteins:
- the abo gene encoding DET1 homolog codes for MDDGPYQIQTRKIPKQNIVYRLINRQIYGVHKTGAHQATRSFYLNIFPNFTVVNVEKPPCFLRKFSPNGQHFIAFSSDQTSLEIYQYKGCTAATDLLEKCSGEFCGNTSHPDSENIRNNIFNRLFQLKYTVPVAQSNKQLNRECSLFTEDCRYVIVGSAAYIPEDIRPHFYEVYTNNEAVTPNTRLPLEDISLHLVDLEAGRLCDTLNFKVDKIYLSHNQGLYLFKDRLAVLSVQHQTVYIYLVVDGLFVNIRVIGRFCYENDHLITSSVYASSNPSLLKPFRETSINSLKHRLLVFLYKKAAETSARTNNALALRKFYTHFDQFRELRLWKMQLLDENHLLLKYASEDVVVLKTTETNSQPSFFVVYNIISTEVIAVYENISEDLLYLLENFTDHFRNAKLNSESQYTCSPSNNMYARSAVQRFKQTIISARYGGPTEATRRILAQLPISAQSYSCTPYLDLSLFSYDDKWISPMERPKGCGEHPIRFYERQSGLLKFKMYAGLLGRAVPAAARRLVAFIFHPTDPFAISVQRTNSDYIVNFHLRHSYMNDVAL; via the exons ATGGACGACGGCCCGTATCAAATTCAGACTCGAAAAATCCCAAAGCAGAACATCGTTTACCGTCTAATAAATCGTCAAATCTACGGAGTTCATAAAACCGGAGCCCATCAAGCAACTCGTTCCTTCTACTTGAACATTTTCCCTAATTTTACCGTAGTCAATGTGGAAAAACCACCGTGTTTCTTACGTAAGTTCAGTCCAAATGGTCAACACTTCATAGCATTTTCATCCGATCAAACGTCTCTGGAGATATATCAATATAAAGGCTGTACAGCTGCGACCGATTTGCTGGAAAAATGCAGCGGAGAGTTCTGCGGTAACACGAGCCATCCGGATAGCGAAAACATAAGGAATAATATCTTCAATAGGTTATTCCAATTGAAATACACAGTACCTGTAGCTCAAAGCAATAAACAACTGAATAGAGAATGCAGCTTGTTCACCGAAGATTGCAGATACGTTATAGTTGGATCAGCTGCGTATATTCCTGAAGATATTCGACCTCATTTCTACGAAGTGTATACGAATAACGAAGCTGTCACTCCGAACACTCGGTTACCTCTGGAAGACATATCTTTACATTTGGTTGATTTGGAAGCTGGTCGGTTATGCGATACGTTGAATTTCAAGGTGGATAAAATCTACCTGTCGCATAACCAAGGACTGTATTTGTTTAAAGATAGATTGGCTGTTTTATCGGTGCAACATCAAACGGTGTATATCTATTTGGTAGTCGATGGCCTTTTTGTTAATATTCGGGTGATTGGAAGATTTTGCTATGAAAATGATCATTTGATTACTTCTTCGGTGTACGCTTCTTCGAATCCTTCGCTACTTAAACCGTTCAGAGAAACGTCGATTAATTCGTTGAAACATAGGCTGTTGGTGTTTCTGTATAAGAAAGCTGCAGAAACATCGGCCAGGACGAACAATGCGCTGGCGTTGAGGAAATTTTACACTCATTTTGATCAG tTCAGAGAATTGAGACTGTGGAAGATGCAGTTGTTAGATGAGAATCACCTGTTGCTGAAGTACGCTTCGGAAGATGTAGTTGTTCTGAAAACAACTGAAACTAATTCCCAACCTtcgttttttgttgtttataATATTATATCGACCGAA GTGATCGCTGTGTATGAAAATATCTCCGAAGACTTGCTctatttattggaaaatttcaccGATCATTTTAGAAACGCTAAACTAAACTCGGAGTCTCAATATACGTGTTCTCCTTCGAATAATATGTATGCTAG ATCAGCAGTTCAAAGATTCAAGCAAACTATAATCAGTGCTCGATACGGTGGCCCTACCGAAGCCACCAGAAGAATACTAGCTCAGTTACCAATCAGCGCTCAGTCTTACAGCTGTACACCGTACCTGGATTTATCTCTGTTTAGTTACGATGATAAATGGATATCTCCCATGGAACGACCTAAAGGCTGTGGTGAACATCCAATCAG GTTTTACGAAAGACAATCTGGTCTTTTGAAGTTTAAAATGTACGCAGGACTGTTAGGAAGAGCGGTGCCGGCAGCTGCTCGACGGTTAGTGGCTTTTATTTTCCATCCGACTGATCCTTTTGCCATCAGCGTTCAAAGGACTAATTCCGACTACATAGTTAATTTTCATTTACGTCATTCGTACATGAATGACGTcgcattgtga
- the LOC135849293 gene encoding GPI mannosyltransferase 2-like: protein MKPDQQTSDLERQVILLALRSRLAILVLQFIFNLIIPDHQSDAFVSPFTSLPKTSLDTGVDWLLGGLLRWDAQYHLHVSIYGYVYENSLAFFPGFAVCIKLIGSIVEYALFPLNIVSVHLISALLFNLVCFTLAAKALYRLSVRKLQDANLAFLACTLFCINPASIFFTAPYSESLFSLLTFTAMLAEDGTWKQYFVISLSAIVRSNGVTNLGFPAYGQLKKHAYMPKSILNWISFLVQLAVIVVSTMSLFFLYQMYSYIRFCTNYPYKHSPEVIETALAKSYVLAGQGTSGMCNQTHVIPYFYIQNHYWNVGFLEYFQLKQIPNFALAFPIIHYVSTECISYFKRNTDLTKSLGLSRVHQNTRMALIYEYIVHLSVLLVICLFFVHIQVATRILCSSSPALYWLWAMIIYSKEKKTVFSLSDVPHMTTVSFTIFSYCLIYCVLGTILFSNHYPWT from the coding sequence ATGAAACCAGACCAACAAACCTCCGATCTCGAGCGACAAGTAATCCTGCTCGCATTACGCTCCAGATTAGCCATACTAGTATTACAATTCATCTTTAACTTGATCATTCCTGACCATCAAAGCGATGCGTTCGTGTCTCCATTCACTAGCTTACCAAAAACCTCCCTAGACACCGGTGTAGATTGGCTGCTGGGAGGATTACTACGATGGGATGCTCAGTACCATTTACACGTTTCAATCTACGGTTACGTGTATGAAAACTCACTAGCGTTCTTCCCAGGATTCGCCGTTTGCATTAAGTTAATCGGTAGCATCGTCGAATACGCTTTGTTCCCTTTGAACATCGTATCCGTTCATTTGATCTCAGCTCTACTCTTCAATCTAGTCTGTTTCACTCTAGCAGCCAAAGCACTGTACAGATTATCTGTAAGGAAATTACAAGATGCAAATTTGGCCTTCTTGGCATGTACTTTATTCTGCATAAATCCTGCTAGTATATTTTTCACTGCACCGTACTCTGAATCATTATTCTCATTGCTGACATTCACCGCAATGTTAGCAGAAGATGGTACTTGGAAACAATACTTCGTGATCAGTCTTTCAGCTATTGTACGTTCAAACGGTGTGACAAATTTAGGATTCCCTGCATATGGACAGCTCAAGAAACACGCTTATATGCCAAAGAGTATTCTGAACTGGATCTCATTCCTGGTACAGCTCGCTGTGATCGTCGTTTCAACCATGTCTTTATTCTTCCTTTACCAGATGTACAGTTACATCAGATTCTGCACAAACTATCCGTACAAACACTCGCCTGAGGTGATTGAAACAGCTCTGGCTAAATCCTACGTTCTAGCTGGTCAAGGTACGAGTGGAATGTGCAATCAGACCCACGTAATACCTTATTTTTATATCCAGAATCACTACTGGAACGTTGGGTTCTTGGAGTACTTCCAGTTAAAACAGATACCAAACTTTGCTTTGGCCTTTCCCATCATACATTACGTCAGTACCGAATGTATCTCGTATTTTAAACGAAATACAGACCTGACTAAATCATTAGGTTTGAGTCGAGTACACCAGAATACGAGAATGGCTTTGATATACGAATACATCGTTCATCTCAGCGTTCTACTTGTAATCTGCCTGTTCTTTGTGCATATCCAGGTAGCTACTCGAATCCTGTGTTCATCTAGTCCAGCGTTGTACTGGTTATGGGCGATGATCATTTATTCCAAGGAGAAAAAGACTGTATTTAGTCTGAGCGATGTTCCGCACATGACTACTGTTAGTTTTACTATATTTTCTTATTGTTTGATATATTGCGTACTGGGTACGATTTTATTCAGTAATCATTATCCTTGGACTTGA